The following are encoded together in the Thermomonas brevis genome:
- a CDS encoding polyhydroxyalkanoate depolymerase, giving the protein MLYQLHELWRAGLAPYTYWADAGAKMYSAHDSWLANMPGAQRTAAAFELLYRLGKDYEKPEFGIHQIDVEGLSIPVVERVALEKPFCRLLRFKRYHDQADGLARMKDDPVVLVVAPLSGHHATLLRDTVRTLLADHKVYVTDWTDARMVPAGIGPFHLDDYIAYVQEFIRHIGTDNLHVVSVCQPTVPVLAAISLMAARGEPLPKSMTMMGGPIDTRESPTAVNNLATRQPLWWFENNVIHNVPANYPGAGRRVYPGFLQHMGFVAMNPERHGMSHWDFYQDLLKGDLSSAESHRKFYDEYNAVLDMPAEYYLDTIRTVFQEHLLPRGLWDVAGERVDPSRIRDCALLTVEGELDDISGQGQTRAAHKLCTGIPEQDRKHLTVQGAGHYGIFSGRRWRTQVYPQVRAFIAAHAGKPAAKRPAPKRR; this is encoded by the coding sequence CTGCTGTACCAATTGCACGAACTCTGGCGCGCGGGCCTCGCGCCCTATACCTACTGGGCCGACGCCGGCGCCAAGATGTATTCCGCCCACGACAGCTGGCTGGCCAACATGCCCGGCGCGCAGCGCACCGCCGCCGCGTTCGAGCTGCTGTACCGGCTGGGCAAGGACTACGAGAAGCCCGAATTCGGCATCCACCAGATCGACGTCGAGGGCTTGTCGATTCCGGTGGTCGAACGCGTCGCGCTGGAAAAGCCCTTCTGCCGCCTGCTGCGCTTCAAGCGCTACCACGACCAGGCCGACGGGCTGGCGCGGATGAAGGACGACCCCGTCGTGCTGGTGGTCGCGCCGCTGTCCGGCCACCACGCCACCCTGCTGCGCGACACCGTGCGCACCCTGCTGGCCGACCACAAGGTCTACGTCACCGACTGGACCGACGCGCGCATGGTGCCGGCCGGCATCGGGCCGTTCCATCTCGACGACTACATCGCCTACGTGCAGGAATTCATCCGCCACATCGGCACCGACAACCTGCACGTGGTCAGCGTCTGCCAACCCACCGTGCCGGTGCTGGCGGCGATCTCGCTGATGGCCGCGCGCGGCGAGCCGCTGCCGAAGTCGATGACGATGATGGGCGGGCCGATCGACACCCGCGAATCGCCCACCGCGGTCAACAACCTCGCCACCCGCCAGCCGCTGTGGTGGTTCGAGAACAACGTGATCCACAACGTGCCGGCCAACTATCCGGGCGCGGGCCGCCGCGTGTATCCGGGCTTCCTCCAGCACATGGGCTTCGTGGCGATGAATCCGGAGCGCCACGGCATGTCGCACTGGGATTTCTACCAGGACCTGCTGAAGGGCGACCTCAGCTCGGCCGAATCGCACCGCAAGTTCTACGACGAGTACAACGCGGTGCTGGACATGCCGGCCGAGTACTACCTCGACACCATCCGCACCGTGTTCCAGGAGCACCTGCTGCCGCGCGGGCTGTGGGACGTGGCCGGCGAGCGCGTCGATCCGTCGCGGATCAGGGACTGCGCGCTGCTCACGGTCGAAGGCGAGCTGGACGACATCTCCGGCCAGGGCCAGACCCGCGCCGCGCACAAGCTGTGCACCGGCATCCCCGAGCAGGACCGCAAGCACCTGACCGTGCAGGGCGCCGGCCACTACGGCATCTTCAGCGGCCGCCGCTGGCGCACGCAGGTGTATCCGCAGGTGCGCGCCTTCATCGCCGCGCACGCGGGCAAGCCGGCAGCGAAGAGGCCCGCGCCGAAGCGCCGCTAG
- a CDS encoding peptidylprolyl isomerase yields the protein MRRTLPAFALAALIAAPAIAADAAKPQPRKSAQDIIDAAPASDWRDLDPANTLYMELPGGRVVIELAPGFAPEHVANIRTMAKGGFWDGLNIYRSQDNFVVQFGDPDGDEAGKAKPYPEGTKTHLPAEFTRSDKGVRFDRLPDVDGWAPQIGFADGMPAARDPKTGKLWMTHCYGVVGAGRSNPPDSSIGAELYVVIGQAPRALDHQLTVVGRVVKGMELLSVIPRGPAPMGFYEKPEQRAPIVSIKLASEVPEAQRTPLQLLRTDSRAFVDATEARRNRVDDFYTQPAGHIDLCNVPLPVREAK from the coding sequence ATGCGCCGAACCCTGCCCGCCTTCGCCCTTGCCGCCCTGATCGCCGCGCCCGCCATCGCGGCCGACGCGGCAAAGCCGCAGCCGCGCAAGTCCGCGCAGGACATCATCGACGCCGCGCCGGCCAGCGACTGGCGCGACCTCGACCCGGCCAACACCCTGTATATGGAGCTTCCGGGCGGGCGCGTGGTCATCGAACTCGCGCCCGGCTTCGCGCCGGAGCACGTCGCCAACATCCGGACGATGGCGAAGGGCGGGTTCTGGGACGGGCTGAACATCTATCGCTCGCAGGACAACTTCGTGGTGCAGTTCGGCGATCCCGACGGCGACGAGGCTGGCAAGGCCAAGCCGTATCCCGAGGGCACCAAGACGCATCTGCCCGCCGAGTTCACCCGCAGCGACAAGGGCGTGCGCTTCGACCGCCTGCCCGACGTGGACGGCTGGGCGCCGCAGATCGGCTTCGCCGACGGCATGCCGGCGGCGCGCGATCCGAAGACCGGCAAGCTGTGGATGACCCATTGCTACGGCGTGGTCGGCGCCGGCCGCAGCAATCCGCCGGACAGCAGCATCGGCGCCGAGCTCTACGTCGTCATCGGCCAGGCCCCGCGCGCGCTGGACCACCAGCTGACCGTGGTGGGCCGGGTGGTCAAGGGCATGGAGCTGCTCAGCGTGATCCCGCGCGGCCCGGCGCCGATGGGCTTCTACGAGAAGCCGGAGCAGCGCGCGCCGATCGTCTCCATCAAGCTCGCCAGCGAGGTGCCGGAAGCGCAGCGCACGCCGCTGCAGCTGCTGCGCACCGACAGCCGGGCGTTCGTCGACGCCACCGAGGCGCGCCGCAACCGGGTGGACGACTTCTACACCCAGCCGGCCGGCCACATCGACCTGTGCAACGTGCCGCTGCCGGTGCGCGAGGCGAAGTAA
- a CDS encoding class I SAM-dependent methyltransferase produces MTKTYDRAYFDKWYRHGGIGHAARLARKVQLAVATAEYHLERPIRSVLDIGCGEGAWRAPLLKLRPKVSYLGFDSSDYAIARHGRRRNLRFARFADFEHLRPCPPADLLVCSDVLHYLDARELDRGLPALAELCGGVAFIEAFARGDGAEGDEHDFKQRSAAFYRERLRALGLRPLGSHCWLSPALVPHATSLELPD; encoded by the coding sequence ATGACCAAGACCTACGACCGCGCCTACTTCGACAAGTGGTACCGCCACGGCGGCATCGGCCACGCCGCGCGCCTGGCGCGCAAGGTGCAGCTTGCGGTGGCGACCGCCGAATACCACCTGGAGCGGCCGATCCGCAGCGTGCTGGACATCGGCTGCGGCGAAGGCGCATGGCGCGCGCCGCTGCTGAAGCTGCGCCCCAAGGTCAGCTATCTCGGCTTCGACAGCAGCGACTACGCGATCGCCCGCCACGGCCGCCGCCGCAACCTGCGCTTCGCGCGCTTCGCCGATTTCGAGCACCTGCGGCCCTGCCCGCCCGCCGACCTGCTGGTGTGCAGCGACGTGCTGCACTACCTCGACGCGCGCGAACTCGACCGCGGCCTGCCCGCGCTGGCCGAGCTGTGCGGCGGCGTCGCCTTCATCGAAGCGTTCGCGCGCGGCGACGGCGCGGAGGGCGACGAACACGACTTCAAGCAGCGCAGCGCCGCCTTCTACCGCGAGCGCCTGCGCGCGCTCGGCCTGCGCCCGCTGGGCTCGCACTGCTGGCTGTCGCCCGCGCTGGTGCCGCACGCCACGTCGCTGGAACTGCCGGACTGA
- a CDS encoding GFA family protein, producing the protein MPIVTVEEGRTMATYGGSCHCGGIAFTLDGAVEMGIDCNCSLCRRRGGLLAFFPREALVLRTPEAEVSTYTFNTHAIRHHFCPVCGVAPYSEGVDPKSGEPMVAVNLRCLPDLDLASLKIVPFDGASM; encoded by the coding sequence ATGCCGATCGTCACGGTCGAGGAGGGACGAACGATGGCCACCTACGGGGGAAGCTGCCACTGCGGCGGGATCGCGTTTACGCTGGACGGCGCGGTGGAGATGGGGATCGACTGCAACTGCTCGCTGTGCCGGCGGCGCGGCGGCCTGCTGGCGTTCTTTCCGCGCGAGGCGCTGGTGCTGCGCACGCCGGAAGCCGAGGTGTCGACCTACACCTTCAACACCCATGCGATCCGCCACCACTTCTGCCCGGTGTGCGGGGTGGCGCCGTACAGCGAGGGCGTCGATCCGAAGAGCGGGGAACCAATGGTGGCGGTCAACCTGCGCTGCCTGCCGGACCTGGACCTGGCTTCGCTGAAGATCGTGCCGTTCGACGGCGCCAGCATGTGA
- a CDS encoding TonB-dependent receptor, which yields MHASKRSRRDGEMYGCFRKIPLAAAVALAFAAPAWAQEAAPPPLPQKDREARTLDTVTVTAQKREENLQKVPISLQVLGNQQLEQQNVASFSDYAKLIPSLSYGTAGGGVFSGPGFVQVYMRGVASGGDGNHSGSQPSVGMYLDEQPITTIQGALDIHMYDIDRVEALAGPQGTLYGASSQSGTVRIITRKPDPSGYSAGFAVEANAIDGGGIGHVLEGFVNLPIKENTAAVRLVGWQKHDAGYVDNLHGTRTYPTSGIVADNADLAEKNYNTADTAGLRAALKLDINDRWTVTPQLIAQKQKAYGSAGIDPLVGSAAAGYDASSGEMAVKHFNPEFSDDRWWQAAMTVEGRIGNFDLTYVFSHLKRDVDSASDYSDYGYWYDANAGYGAYFYDNNGDLINPAQYINATDGYERTSHELRIASPQDNRVRVVAGLFWQQQKHNIHQRYRVDGLADDLSVSGWPETIWLTEQDRRDRDQAVFGQISFDATDRLELTAGGRWFRSENGLKGYFGFANGYSSGSNLDPVDRYGEAGCLAQYGAPSNWESYDGAPCKVFDKGIKEHDATYRLNATWKIDDSKLVYATWSQGYRPGGINRRGTLPPYVSDFLTNYEAGWKTSWADGTLIFNGAVFREDWKDFQFSYLGQNGLTEIRNANQARIDGMELDLTWAATYNLQFTGSFAWYDARLTQNYCGAASPITGEIIVDCPPGSVVDGVSFPDGPQAAAGTSLPVTPRFKGALNARYTFELGEGEAYWQASLSHAGTRRVDMRTAETALLGYLDSYTLLDLSAGWRKDSWSVDVFLKNATDERAQMSRFAQCAALTCGSEPYTVIAQPRTLGIRVSKEF from the coding sequence ATGCACGCAAGCAAACGCAGTCGCCGCGATGGCGAGATGTACGGATGTTTCCGCAAGATTCCGCTGGCCGCCGCGGTGGCGCTGGCGTTCGCCGCGCCGGCCTGGGCGCAGGAGGCCGCGCCGCCTCCGCTGCCGCAGAAGGACCGCGAGGCGCGCACCCTCGACACGGTCACGGTGACCGCGCAGAAGCGCGAGGAGAACCTGCAGAAGGTGCCGATCAGCCTGCAGGTGCTGGGCAACCAGCAGCTCGAACAGCAGAACGTCGCCTCGTTCAGCGACTACGCCAAGCTGATCCCCAGCCTGAGCTACGGCACCGCCGGCGGCGGCGTGTTCTCCGGGCCGGGCTTCGTGCAGGTGTACATGCGCGGCGTCGCCAGCGGCGGCGACGGCAACCACTCGGGCTCGCAGCCCAGCGTGGGCATGTACCTCGACGAGCAGCCGATCACCACCATCCAGGGCGCGCTCGACATCCACATGTACGACATCGACCGGGTGGAGGCGCTGGCCGGCCCGCAGGGCACGCTGTACGGCGCCAGCTCGCAGTCCGGCACGGTGCGCATCATCACCCGCAAGCCCGATCCGTCCGGCTACTCCGCCGGCTTCGCGGTGGAAGCCAACGCCATCGACGGCGGCGGCATCGGCCACGTGCTGGAGGGCTTCGTCAACCTGCCGATCAAGGAGAACACCGCGGCTGTGCGCCTGGTCGGCTGGCAGAAGCACGACGCCGGCTACGTGGACAACCTGCACGGCACCCGCACCTATCCGACCTCGGGGATCGTGGCCGACAACGCCGACCTCGCCGAGAAGAACTACAACACCGCCGACACCGCCGGCCTGCGCGCCGCGCTGAAGCTCGACATCAACGACCGCTGGACGGTCACACCGCAGCTCATCGCGCAGAAGCAGAAGGCCTACGGCAGCGCCGGCATCGACCCGCTGGTCGGCAGCGCCGCCGCCGGCTACGACGCTTCCAGCGGCGAGATGGCGGTCAAGCACTTCAACCCGGAGTTCTCCGACGACCGCTGGTGGCAGGCAGCGATGACGGTGGAAGGCCGGATCGGCAACTTCGACCTGACCTACGTGTTCTCGCACTTGAAGCGCGATGTCGATTCCGCCTCCGACTACAGCGACTACGGCTACTGGTACGACGCCAACGCAGGCTACGGCGCGTACTTCTACGACAACAACGGCGACCTCATCAATCCGGCCCAGTACATCAACGCCACCGACGGCTACGAGCGCACCAGCCACGAACTGCGCATCGCCTCGCCGCAGGACAACCGCGTGCGGGTGGTGGCCGGGCTGTTCTGGCAGCAGCAGAAGCACAACATCCACCAGCGCTACCGCGTGGACGGGCTGGCGGACGACCTGTCGGTGAGCGGCTGGCCGGAGACCATCTGGCTGACCGAGCAGGATCGCCGCGACCGCGACCAGGCGGTGTTCGGCCAGATCAGCTTCGACGCCACCGACAGGCTGGAACTGACCGCGGGCGGGCGCTGGTTCCGCTCCGAGAACGGGCTGAAGGGTTACTTCGGTTTCGCCAACGGCTACTCCTCAGGTAGCAATCTGGACCCGGTGGACCGCTACGGCGAAGCGGGCTGCCTGGCGCAGTACGGCGCCCCGTCCAACTGGGAGTCGTACGACGGCGCACCGTGCAAGGTGTTCGACAAGGGCATCAAGGAGCACGATGCCACCTATCGGCTCAACGCCACCTGGAAGATCGACGACAGCAAGCTGGTCTACGCCACCTGGTCGCAGGGCTACCGCCCCGGCGGCATCAACCGCCGCGGCACGCTGCCGCCCTACGTGTCGGACTTCCTGACCAACTACGAGGCGGGCTGGAAGACTTCCTGGGCCGACGGCACCCTGATCTTCAACGGCGCGGTGTTCCGCGAGGACTGGAAGGACTTCCAGTTCTCCTACCTCGGCCAGAACGGCCTCACCGAGATCCGCAATGCCAACCAGGCGAGGATCGACGGCATGGAGCTGGACCTGACCTGGGCCGCCACCTACAACCTGCAGTTCACCGGCAGCTTCGCCTGGTACGACGCCAGGCTGACCCAGAACTATTGCGGCGCGGCGTCGCCGATCACGGGGGAAATCATCGTCGACTGCCCGCCGGGCAGCGTGGTCGACGGCGTTTCCTTCCCGGATGGTCCGCAGGCCGCCGCGGGCACTTCGTTGCCGGTCACGCCGCGCTTCAAGGGCGCGCTGAACGCCCGCTACACCTTCGAGCTGGGCGAGGGCGAGGCGTACTGGCAGGCGTCGCTGTCGCACGCCGGCACGCGGCGCGTGGACATGCGCACGGCGGAAACCGCGCTGCTGGGCTACCTGGACAGCTACACGCTGCTCGACCTGTCGGCCGGCTGGCGCAAGGACAGCTGGTCGGTGGACGTGTTCCTGAAGAACGCCACGGACGAGCGCGCGCAGATGAGCCGCTTCGCCCAGTGCGCGGCGCTCACCTGCGGCAGCGAGCCGTACACGGTGATCGCGCAGCCGCGCACGCTGGGCATCCGGGTCAGCAAGGAGTTCTGA
- a CDS encoding tetratricopeptide repeat-containing sulfotransferase family protein, protein MSAQPRTASIEAALAHALRLLDAQPALAAEQAHEILAAAPGHPGAELLLGMAANAQGDFARAEAILDPLSRGQPRSAKTWLELARARIGAGRRVEAMPCLERAVALQPGLSGAWLALADLRFAAGDEDGADAAYLQHVRHSAHDPELLAAADALARGELPDAETRLRARLARQPFDVAALRMLAELAARLGRNEEAALLLEHALERAPGFDAARRNYAAVLNRGNRHAEALAEIDALLERAPGDPPLRNMRAVVLGKLGDFDGAIATYEAVLARTPEQWQVWLGYGHALKTANRTDDAVAAYRRAIALKPGFGGAWWSLANLKTVRFDAADIEAMRAQLRRGDLDDDARLHFEFALGKALEDAGEDADAFAHYARGNALRRRQLPYDAALGRERTRRAIRTYTRAFFAERAGAGCPAPDPIFVVGMPRAGSTLIEQILSSHPQVEGTMELPSLIAITRELRQREGNPETTSYHDVLAGLDRAELAALGEDYLRRAQAHRREGRPLFIDKMPNNFAHVGLIHAILPNAKIVDARRHPLACCFSNFKQHFARGQAFSYGLADMGGYYADYVALMAHFDEVLPGRVHRVIYEDMVADTEAQVRALLAYCGLDFDERCLRFFENRRAVRTASSEQVRRPIYREGVDQWRRFAPWLGPLEEALGPVLERYPAVPPPEELPARR, encoded by the coding sequence ATGAGCGCCCAGCCCCGCACCGCCAGCATCGAGGCCGCACTGGCCCACGCCCTGCGCCTGCTGGACGCGCAGCCCGCGCTGGCCGCCGAGCAGGCGCACGAAATCCTCGCCGCCGCGCCCGGCCATCCGGGCGCCGAACTGCTGCTGGGCATGGCCGCGAACGCACAGGGCGACTTCGCCCGCGCCGAGGCCATCCTCGATCCGCTGTCGCGCGGGCAGCCGCGCTCGGCCAAGACCTGGCTGGAACTGGCGCGCGCGCGCATCGGCGCCGGCCGGCGGGTGGAGGCGATGCCCTGCCTGGAGCGTGCCGTCGCCTTGCAGCCCGGCCTGTCCGGCGCGTGGCTGGCGCTGGCCGACCTGCGCTTCGCCGCCGGCGACGAGGACGGCGCGGACGCCGCCTATCTCCAGCACGTGCGCCACAGCGCGCACGATCCGGAACTGCTGGCCGCCGCCGACGCGCTGGCGCGCGGCGAACTGCCCGACGCGGAAACCCGCCTGCGCGCGCGGCTGGCGCGCCAGCCCTTCGACGTGGCGGCGCTGCGCATGCTGGCCGAGCTGGCGGCGCGGCTGGGCCGCAACGAGGAAGCGGCGCTGCTGCTCGAACACGCGCTGGAGCGCGCGCCCGGCTTCGACGCCGCGCGCCGCAACTACGCCGCCGTGCTCAACCGCGGCAACCGCCATGCCGAGGCGCTGGCCGAGATCGACGCGCTGCTGGAACGCGCGCCGGGCGACCCGCCGCTGCGCAACATGCGCGCGGTGGTGCTGGGCAAGCTGGGCGACTTCGACGGCGCCATCGCCACCTACGAGGCCGTGCTGGCGCGCACGCCGGAGCAGTGGCAGGTCTGGCTGGGCTACGGCCACGCGCTCAAGACCGCCAACCGCACCGACGACGCGGTGGCCGCCTACCGCCGCGCCATCGCGCTGAAGCCCGGCTTCGGCGGCGCGTGGTGGAGCCTGGCCAACCTCAAGACGGTGCGCTTCGACGCCGCCGACATCGAGGCGATGCGCGCGCAGCTGCGGCGCGGCGACCTCGACGACGACGCCCGCCTGCACTTCGAGTTCGCGCTCGGCAAGGCACTGGAGGACGCCGGCGAGGACGCCGACGCGTTCGCCCACTACGCGCGCGGCAACGCGCTGCGGCGCCGGCAATTGCCCTACGACGCCGCGCTGGGCCGCGAGCGCACCCGCCGCGCGATCCGCACCTACACCCGCGCGTTCTTCGCCGAACGCGCCGGCGCCGGCTGCCCCGCGCCCGATCCGATCTTCGTGGTCGGCATGCCGCGCGCCGGCTCGACCCTGATCGAGCAGATCCTGTCCAGCCACCCGCAGGTGGAAGGGACGATGGAGCTGCCGTCGCTGATCGCCATCACCCGCGAGCTGCGCCAGCGCGAGGGCAACCCGGAAACTACCTCGTACCACGACGTGCTGGCCGGGCTGGACCGCGCGGAACTGGCCGCGCTCGGCGAGGACTACCTGCGCCGCGCGCAGGCGCACCGCCGCGAGGGCCGGCCGCTGTTCATCGACAAGATGCCGAACAACTTCGCCCACGTCGGCCTGATCCACGCGATCCTGCCGAACGCGAAGATCGTCGACGCGCGCCGGCATCCGCTGGCCTGCTGCTTCTCCAACTTCAAGCAGCACTTCGCGCGCGGCCAGGCCTTCAGCTACGGCTTGGCCGACATGGGCGGCTACTACGCCGACTACGTCGCGCTGATGGCGCATTTCGACGAGGTGCTGCCGGGGCGGGTGCACCGGGTGATCTACGAGGACATGGTGGCCGACACCGAGGCGCAGGTGCGCGCGCTGCTGGCCTACTGCGGCCTCGACTTCGACGAACGCTGCCTGCGCTTCTTCGAGAACCGCCGCGCGGTGCGCACGGCGAGTTCCGAACAGGTGCGCAGGCCGATCTACCGCGAGGGGGTGGACCAGTGGCGGCGCTTCGCGCCGTGGCTGGGCCCGCTCGAGGAGGCGCTGGGGCCGGTGCTGGAGCGTTATCCGGCGGTGCCGCCGCCGGAGGAATTGCCGGCCCGGCGCTGA
- a CDS encoding response regulator yields MGFFDLFKRKRQDGAPAAARAAEVRHAPAAVSSAPAAADDADPHGGPERRERERHSARPGTRVLVIDDSPTIVALLKRMLQQNHFDVLVAYDGESGLEIARRERPDLIFLDIVLPGIDGFSALRKLRRDPVTKDIPIVMISGNAQATEQFYVQRIGADDFMKKPFSRAEVFNRIEQLLDEDGIPRHANRAASPATA; encoded by the coding sequence GTGGGCTTTTTCGACCTGTTCAAACGCAAGCGCCAGGACGGCGCGCCGGCGGCCGCGCGCGCCGCCGAAGTCAGGCATGCGCCGGCGGCCGTTTCCTCCGCGCCGGCCGCCGCCGACGATGCCGACCCGCACGGCGGTCCGGAGCGGCGCGAGCGCGAGCGCCACAGCGCCCGCCCCGGCACCCGCGTGCTGGTGATCGACGACTCGCCGACCATCGTCGCCCTGCTCAAGCGCATGCTCCAGCAGAACCACTTCGACGTGCTGGTGGCCTACGACGGCGAAAGCGGGCTGGAGATCGCCCGCCGCGAGCGGCCCGACCTGATCTTCCTGGACATCGTGCTGCCCGGCATCGACGGCTTCAGCGCCCTGCGCAAGCTGCGCCGCGACCCGGTCACCAAGGACATCCCGATCGTGATGATCAGCGGCAACGCGCAGGCCACCGAGCAGTTCTACGTGCAGCGCATCGGCGCCGACGACTTCATGAAGAAGCCCTTCTCGCGCGCGGAAGTGTTCAACCGCATCGAGCAGCTGCTGGACGAGGACGGCATCCCGCGCCACGCCAACCGCGC
- a CDS encoding M1 family metallopeptidase — protein MHSHRVAVALSSLLALSSVPALAKTPANVAAPAAGCAAIPLAAADAGAVRTASAADAWGGARTGQGTLSDRVVAYSIDAELDPVKHTIAGKQKLTWRNRSAQPVCSVYVHLYLNGFDGPGSTFMTEQRASSSGFRSNVATRDGEYGYIRLDKVRQNGAAATWTFVQPDDGPKTDRSVVRIDLPQPVAPGASTTLDIDFFDQLPRVVARTGYYGSFHLVGQWFPKIGVLELPGERGATAPRWNAHEFHLHSEFYADYGSYDVRITVPKDYTVGATGQLAGAPVEKAGKTTHRYLQDDVHDFAWTADKRYAKPLVKTWNGPNGPVEVKVLYHPEYASNAEPVAQATIDSLAYFSKTLGAYPYRTATAVVPPYGADEAGGMEYPTFFTADSTDMVEPGSVGRFALDFVTVHEFGHGYFYGILGSNEFEEPMLDEGMNEYWDQRMMTSRKQDIVLTRPWLKALGIGTRITPFEMERLGASLGDPADPLGRNSWARLSSGSYNTVYTRTATAMRQIEALVGTPAMERAMKLYYERWKFRHPSLADLRDALAEGTGKPDIVNGAFDAYIYGTGRTDDRIERLSSDEVLPLPGYHAYKGKQVLVGSKAIDAAIEKHRKAWKAKHPDAKDGQGAFPYRTVVVVRRDAAKPPQVLRINFADGSHRDFPVTSQESWQRFVVTARSKATSAQLDPDGLLRMDANKLNDSRTLESQPAAARRWFGDFATLLHSFFALLATL, from the coding sequence ATGCACAGCCACCGGGTCGCAGTCGCCCTGTCCTCCTTGCTCGCGCTGTCATCGGTTCCCGCACTCGCCAAGACACCCGCCAACGTCGCCGCTCCGGCCGCCGGCTGCGCCGCCATCCCGCTGGCCGCCGCCGATGCCGGCGCGGTGCGCACGGCCAGCGCAGCCGACGCCTGGGGCGGCGCGCGCACCGGCCAGGGCACGCTGTCCGACCGGGTGGTGGCCTACTCCATCGACGCCGAGCTCGACCCGGTCAAGCACACCATCGCCGGCAAGCAGAAGCTGACCTGGCGCAACCGCAGCGCGCAACCGGTGTGCAGCGTGTACGTGCACCTGTACCTCAACGGCTTCGACGGCCCCGGCAGCACCTTCATGACCGAGCAGCGGGCCAGCAGCAGCGGCTTCCGCAGCAACGTCGCCACCAGGGACGGCGAATACGGCTACATCCGCCTGGACAAGGTGCGGCAGAACGGCGCGGCGGCGACCTGGACCTTCGTGCAGCCGGACGACGGCCCGAAAACCGACCGCAGCGTGGTCCGCATCGACCTGCCGCAGCCGGTGGCGCCCGGCGCGTCCACCACGCTGGACATCGACTTCTTCGACCAGCTGCCGCGCGTGGTCGCGCGCACCGGCTACTACGGCAGCTTCCACCTGGTCGGCCAGTGGTTCCCGAAGATCGGCGTGCTGGAGTTGCCGGGCGAACGCGGCGCCACCGCGCCGCGCTGGAACGCCCACGAGTTCCACCTGCACAGCGAGTTCTACGCCGACTACGGCAGCTACGACGTGCGCATCACCGTGCCGAAGGACTACACCGTCGGCGCCACCGGCCAGCTGGCCGGCGCGCCGGTCGAGAAGGCCGGCAAGACCACCCATCGCTACCTGCAGGACGACGTCCACGACTTCGCCTGGACCGCCGACAAGCGCTACGCCAAGCCGCTGGTGAAGACCTGGAACGGCCCGAACGGCCCGGTCGAGGTCAAGGTGCTGTACCACCCGGAATACGCCAGCAACGCCGAGCCGGTCGCGCAGGCCACCATCGATTCGCTGGCCTATTTCTCGAAGACGCTGGGCGCCTACCCGTACAGGACCGCGACCGCGGTGGTGCCGCCCTACGGCGCCGACGAGGCCGGCGGCATGGAGTACCCGACCTTCTTCACCGCCGACAGCACCGACATGGTGGAGCCCGGCAGCGTCGGCCGCTTCGCGCTGGACTTCGTCACCGTGCACGAGTTCGGCCACGGCTACTTCTACGGCATCCTCGGCTCCAACGAGTTCGAGGAGCCGATGCTCGACGAGGGCATGAACGAGTACTGGGACCAGCGGATGATGACCTCGCGCAAGCAGGACATCGTGCTGACCCGGCCGTGGCTGAAGGCGCTGGGCATCGGCACCCGCATCACCCCGTTCGAGATGGAGCGCCTCGGCGCCAGCCTGGGCGATCCGGCCGACCCGCTCGGCCGCAACTCGTGGGCGCGCCTGTCCAGCGGCAGCTACAACACCGTCTACACGCGCACCGCCACCGCGATGCGGCAGATCGAGGCGCTGGTGGGCACGCCCGCGATGGAGCGGGCGATGAAGCTGTACTACGAGCGCTGGAAGTTCCGCCATCCCTCGCTGGCCGACCTGCGCGACGCGCTGGCCGAAGGCACCGGCAAGCCCGACATCGTGAACGGCGCGTTCGACGCCTACATCTACGGCACCGGCCGCACCGACGACCGCATCGAACGCCTGTCCAGCGACGAAGTGCTGCCGCTGCCCGGCTACCACGCGTACAAGGGCAAGCAGGTGCTGGTGGGCAGCAAGGCCATCGATGCGGCCATCGAGAAGCACCGCAAGGCGTGGAAGGCCAAGCACCCGGACGCGAAGGACGGCCAGGGCGCGTTCCCCTACCGCACCGTGGTGGTGGTGCGCCGCGACGCGGCCAAGCCGCCGCAGGTGCTGCGGATCAACTTCGCCGACGGCAGCCACCGCGACTTCCCGGTGACTTCGCAGGAAAGCTGGCAGCGCTTCGTGGTGACCGCGCGTTCCAAGGCGACCTCGGCCCAGCTCGATCCGGACGGCCTGCTGCGGATGGACGCCAACAAGCTCAACGACAGCCGCACGCTGGAATCGCAGCCCGCGGCCGCGCGCCGCTGGTTCGGCGACTTCGCGACGCTGCTGCATTCCTTCTTCGCCCTGCTGGCCACCCTCTGA